One genomic window of Halobellus limi includes the following:
- a CDS encoding universal stress protein, translated as MYDTILVPTDGSEQADAAIDHAVSLARAHDATVHLLYVADSNRDSVTTLGGEVVDALEGEGERILEEATERLDPAVDVVDAIETGGPVETILDYADLVDADVIVMGTHGRRGIDRYLLGSTTERVVRLSSVPVLTIREE; from the coding sequence GTGTACGACACGATACTCGTTCCGACGGACGGCAGCGAGCAGGCCGACGCGGCCATCGACCACGCGGTCTCGCTCGCGCGGGCGCACGACGCGACGGTCCACCTCCTCTACGTCGCCGACAGCAACCGCGACAGCGTCACGACGCTCGGCGGCGAAGTCGTCGACGCGCTCGAAGGGGAGGGCGAGCGGATCCTCGAAGAGGCGACCGAACGGCTCGATCCCGCCGTGGACGTCGTCGACGCCATCGAGACCGGCGGGCCCGTCGAAACCATCCTCGACTACGCGGACCTGGTCGACGCCGACGTGATCGTGATGGGGACGCACGGCCGACGCGGCATCGACCGGTACCTCCTCGGGAGCACGACCGAGCGGGTCGTCAGGCTGTCGTCGGTACCGGTCCTGACCATCCGCGAGGAGTGA
- a CDS encoding dodecin — protein sequence MVFKKVTLIGRSGESFDEAVDDAIDRAEETLDNVHWIEVDELGVEVASVEDREYQAEVTVAFQLRDGE from the coding sequence ATGGTATTCAAGAAGGTAACCCTGATCGGCCGGAGCGGAGAGAGTTTCGACGAGGCGGTCGACGACGCGATCGACCGCGCCGAGGAGACGCTCGACAACGTCCACTGGATCGAGGTGGACGAACTCGGCGTCGAAGTCGCGTCGGTCGAGGACCGGGAGTACCAGGCGGAAGTCACCGTCGCCTTCCAGCTCCGCGACGGCGAGTAA
- a CDS encoding DUF5816 domain-containing protein, whose product MAVELDAVETPDGETVYVDRSEAERGAKGPFFVAYATTDRSERWGFFCANCESTDNAMDTMGRIECNVCGNIRKPDEWDAAHE is encoded by the coding sequence ATGGCCGTAGAACTCGACGCCGTCGAGACGCCCGACGGCGAGACGGTGTACGTCGACCGATCCGAAGCCGAACGCGGCGCGAAGGGCCCGTTCTTCGTCGCGTACGCGACGACCGACCGATCGGAGCGGTGGGGCTTCTTCTGTGCGAACTGCGAGTCCACCGACAACGCGATGGACACGATGGGACGGATCGAGTGCAACGTCTGCGGCAACATCCGAAAGCCCGACGAGTGGGACGCCGCCCACGAGTGA
- a CDS encoding DUF7116 family protein: protein MPPVSMPPSEDARAIFSRLGYSVSGDGPDFVAERKWRTVRVTALSDGEDLNGRRVLADGGEPSDTYRFRCFVAPKEATGDVQNRLASVDPAYEWAVIGVDDDGEYDVHLPDAS from the coding sequence ATGCCCCCTGTCAGCATGCCTCCCTCGGAGGACGCCCGGGCGATCTTCAGTCGGCTGGGCTACAGTGTCTCGGGCGACGGACCGGACTTCGTCGCCGAGCGAAAGTGGCGCACGGTCCGCGTCACGGCGCTTTCGGACGGCGAAGACCTCAACGGACGCCGCGTTCTCGCGGACGGCGGCGAACCGTCGGACACGTATCGATTCCGATGCTTCGTCGCGCCCAAAGAGGCGACAGGGGACGTACAGAACCGCCTCGCGAGCGTCGATCCCGCCTACGAGTGGGCCGTGATCGGCGTCGACGACGACGGGGAGTACGACGTCCACCTCCCGGACGCCAGCTGA
- a CDS encoding class I SAM-dependent methyltransferase gives MTAGARRPPTFADACEAVLADPSADHSEDTTLAPVRIRSVPDGWAERRERLVASRLPADVDRILELGSGLGGLLRRLGERYEAIGVDDRRAHLRFSQARGATAVQGAPTRPPVRAVFDAVCTVEEAVGRASAVDLCVAAVRSLRPGGIAVVAAPTDPAAVAEPGVATYSGPRYRLERAVDVVSEGSPASYRTRSGAAGDELVVDYRITDRQTGDSAVVTDRRTVRTTTADGLTGAFRTAGFEDVLVSGESDLPGLVVGRGVRPVETGVPTAELDG, from the coding sequence ATGACGGCCGGCGCGCGTCGCCCGCCCACGTTCGCCGACGCCTGCGAGGCCGTGCTCGCGGACCCGTCGGCGGACCACTCGGAGGACACGACGCTCGCCCCGGTTCGGATCCGGTCGGTCCCCGACGGGTGGGCCGAGCGCCGCGAACGGCTCGTCGCCTCCCGGCTGCCGGCGGACGTCGACCGGATCCTCGAACTCGGCAGCGGCCTTGGCGGACTCCTCCGGCGCTTGGGCGAGCGGTACGAGGCTATCGGCGTGGACGATCGACGCGCGCACCTCCGGTTTTCGCAGGCGCGCGGCGCGACTGCGGTCCAGGGAGCGCCGACGCGACCGCCGGTCAGGGCGGTCTTCGATGCGGTCTGTACCGTCGAGGAGGCGGTCGGACGCGCCTCCGCCGTCGACCTCTGCGTGGCGGCCGTCCGGTCGCTCCGCCCCGGTGGGATCGCCGTCGTCGCCGCCCCGACGGACCCGGCCGCGGTGGCCGAACCCGGGGTGGCCACCTACAGCGGACCGCGGTACCGGCTCGAACGGGCCGTCGACGTCGTCTCCGAGGGAAGCCCGGCATCCTATCGGACGCGGTCCGGCGCCGCCGGCGACGAACTCGTCGTCGACTACCGAATCACCGACAGACAGACCGGAGACAGCGCGGTGGTGACGGACCGTCGGACCGTCCGGACGACGACGGCCGACGGGCTCACGGGCGCGTTCCGGACCGCCGGCTTCGAGGACGTGCTGGTGTCCGGCGAGAGCGACCTGCCGGGGCTCGTCGTCGGTCGCGGGGTGCGGCCGGTCGAGACGGGCGTTCCGACGGCCGAGTTGGACGGGTGA
- a CDS encoding HesB/IscA family protein, giving the protein MSTETADGGGDDDTAVTVTQDAAAEAIRLIESEGLDTDEAGLRLFVQQGGCAGLSYGMRFDHEPEPDDAVVEQHGLRVFVDPASQNYVGGSTLRYEGGLQGAGFHVENPNVVSECGCGESFRT; this is encoded by the coding sequence ATGAGTACCGAGACCGCAGACGGAGGCGGCGACGACGACACCGCCGTGACCGTCACACAGGACGCCGCGGCGGAGGCGATTCGGCTCATCGAGTCGGAGGGGCTCGACACCGACGAGGCGGGACTCCGGTTGTTCGTCCAACAGGGCGGCTGTGCGGGCCTCTCCTACGGGATGCGGTTCGATCACGAACCCGAACCCGACGACGCGGTCGTCGAACAGCACGGCCTCCGGGTGTTCGTCGACCCGGCGAGTCAGAACTACGTCGGCGGGTCGACGCTCCGCTACGAGGGCGGCCTCCAGGGCGCGGGGTTCCACGTCGAGAACCCCAACGTCGTCAGCGAGTGCGGCTGCGGCGAGTCCTTCCGAACGTGA
- the hisD gene encoding histidinol dehydrogenase has product MTLQVREISELSPDERAAFFDRDAGISEVRADVEEIVGRVRTEGDVAVREFCREFDGVEVGNLDVSDAAERAYDEVDDDVREAIETAAANVRQFHERQVPEDWRESFVTGDGDGDDGGDADGDAESGLRELGRRFRPLERVGVYAPGGTAAYPSSVLMGVVPAKVAGVEHVALATPPAEELNPVTLAAAHVAGADAVYSVGGAQAIGALAYGTETVTAVQKVVGPGNRWVTAAKAEVRGDVDIDFLAGPSEVLVLADATAGPELIAADLLAQAEHDPNSSVVAVTDDEALAEDVVAAVEAQAGEREREDVIREALDNDASGVLSARSMSEAVLFAEEYAAEHLSIQADDDEALLDRITNAGSVFLGPYTPVAAGDYASGTNHVLPTSGGAKRYGGLSVDTFLRSTTVQRLDREGLGALSETVTTLADAEGLEAHAESVRARFDSRSGSAPSTRSDADDGGDSA; this is encoded by the coding sequence ATGACGCTGCAAGTTCGGGAGATCTCCGAGCTCTCGCCCGACGAGCGGGCGGCCTTCTTCGATCGCGACGCGGGAATAAGCGAGGTCCGCGCCGACGTCGAGGAGATCGTCGGCCGGGTTCGGACCGAGGGCGACGTCGCCGTCAGGGAGTTCTGCCGCGAGTTCGACGGCGTCGAGGTCGGAAACCTCGACGTGTCCGACGCCGCAGAGCGCGCCTACGACGAGGTCGACGACGACGTGCGCGAGGCGATCGAGACGGCGGCGGCGAACGTCCGTCAGTTCCACGAGCGACAGGTCCCCGAGGACTGGCGGGAGTCGTTCGTCACTGGTGACGGTGACGGGGATGACGGCGGTGACGCGGACGGGGACGCCGAATCCGGCCTGCGCGAACTCGGGCGTCGCTTCCGGCCGCTCGAACGCGTCGGCGTCTACGCGCCGGGCGGGACGGCCGCGTACCCCTCCAGCGTCCTGATGGGCGTCGTCCCCGCGAAGGTCGCCGGCGTCGAGCACGTCGCGCTCGCGACGCCGCCCGCCGAGGAGCTGAACCCCGTCACGCTGGCGGCCGCGCACGTCGCGGGCGCGGACGCGGTCTACAGCGTCGGCGGCGCGCAGGCGATCGGCGCGCTGGCGTACGGTACCGAGACCGTGACCGCCGTCCAGAAGGTCGTCGGGCCCGGAAACAGGTGGGTCACGGCGGCGAAGGCCGAGGTGCGCGGCGACGTCGACATCGACTTCCTCGCCGGCCCCTCGGAGGTCCTGGTGCTCGCGGACGCGACGGCCGGTCCCGAACTGATCGCCGCCGACCTCCTCGCGCAGGCCGAACACGACCCGAACTCCTCGGTCGTGGCCGTCACCGACGACGAGGCCCTCGCCGAGGACGTCGTCGCCGCCGTCGAGGCCCAGGCGGGCGAGCGCGAGCGCGAGGACGTCATCCGGGAGGCCCTCGACAACGACGCCTCGGGCGTCCTCTCCGCGCGCTCGATGTCGGAGGCGGTCCTGTTCGCCGAGGAGTACGCCGCCGAACACCTCTCGATCCAGGCCGACGACGACGAGGCGCTGCTCGATCGGATCACCAACGCGGGGAGCGTGTTCCTGGGCCCGTACACGCCCGTCGCAGCGGGCGATTACGCCTCCGGGACGAACCACGTGCTTCCAACCTCCGGCGGGGCGAAGCGGTACGGCGGGCTCTCGGTGGACACCTTCCTCCGGTCGACGACCGTCCAGCGCCTCGACCGGGAGGGCCTCGGCGCGCTCTCGGAGACCGTGACGACGCTCGCGGACGCGGAGGGACTGGAGGCCCACGCCGAGAGCGTTCGCGCCAGGTTCGACTCGCGGTCCGGATCGGCTCCGTCGACCCGCTCGGACGCCGACGACGGCGGGGACAGCGCGTGA
- a CDS encoding bifunctional metallophosphatase/5'-nucleotidase: MPRLLHYSDVENVYDDPVRVGRLAGALRARNGADALVCGTGDNTSPGVLALIERGRQALDLFCAVDADVETFGNHDFDFGPDAARSIVAAAPQTWVSANVYDSDGGRFAAADVVPHTIETVDGVRIGLFGVTDPATPSLNPMAGELQFTDPYDAAEAAVSELRAAGVDRVVALSHLGSGDDELARRVDVDAILGGHVHAERRERVNGTLLLRPGANGRTIFEVTLDATDGPVGVERHETADAPVADDVVTALRGRVEAAGLDEVVARVERPLDRSESTVAGGECRIGNFVADAYRWSLDADVGLQNSGGIRDGPPLSGAVTVADLVSVIPFEEHVVRAELTGAELLDVFRESAAAVVDFGEPGWWHGHFSGAEIRWDDDATELLGARVDGDPVDPERRYTVATSAYLLHTDHEFPSLEERHRVGEGEIQFEVLAAYAREFGIETEVEGRVRRVSATETATRPSED, encoded by the coding sequence ATGCCGCGTCTCCTCCACTACTCCGACGTCGAAAACGTCTACGACGACCCGGTCCGAGTCGGTCGCCTCGCGGGGGCGCTCCGCGCGCGAAACGGGGCGGACGCCCTCGTCTGCGGGACCGGCGACAACACCTCGCCGGGCGTCCTCGCGCTGATCGAACGCGGCCGGCAGGCGCTGGATCTCTTCTGCGCCGTCGACGCAGACGTCGAGACCTTCGGCAACCACGATTTCGATTTCGGGCCCGACGCGGCGCGGTCGATCGTCGCCGCCGCGCCCCAGACGTGGGTGTCGGCGAACGTTTACGATTCCGACGGCGGGCGATTCGCCGCCGCCGACGTCGTCCCGCACACGATCGAGACGGTCGACGGCGTCCGGATCGGCCTCTTCGGCGTCACCGACCCCGCGACGCCGTCGCTGAATCCGATGGCCGGCGAACTCCAGTTTACGGACCCCTACGACGCCGCCGAAGCGGCCGTTTCGGAACTCCGCGCGGCGGGGGTCGACCGCGTCGTCGCGCTCTCACACCTCGGGTCCGGCGACGACGAACTCGCGCGGCGGGTCGACGTCGACGCCATCCTCGGCGGCCACGTCCACGCGGAACGACGCGAGCGGGTGAACGGGACGCTCCTGCTCCGCCCCGGGGCGAACGGACGGACGATCTTCGAGGTGACCCTCGACGCGACGGACGGCCCGGTAGGCGTCGAGCGTCACGAGACGGCGGACGCGCCGGTCGCCGACGACGTCGTGACCGCGCTGCGGGGACGCGTCGAGGCCGCGGGTCTCGACGAGGTGGTCGCACGCGTGGAGCGGCCCCTCGACCGGAGCGAGTCGACGGTGGCCGGCGGCGAGTGTCGGATCGGGAACTTCGTCGCCGACGCCTACCGGTGGTCGCTCGACGCCGACGTGGGACTCCAGAACAGCGGGGGGATCCGGGACGGACCGCCCCTGTCCGGAGCGGTGACCGTCGCCGACCTGGTGAGCGTCATCCCCTTCGAGGAGCACGTCGTCCGGGCGGAACTCACGGGCGCGGAACTGCTCGACGTGTTCCGCGAGTCGGCGGCCGCCGTCGTCGACTTCGGCGAACCGGGCTGGTGGCACGGCCACTTCTCGGGCGCCGAGATCCGCTGGGACGACGACGCGACCGAACTCCTCGGCGCCCGGGTTGACGGCGATCCCGTCGACCCCGAGCGGCGGTACACGGTCGCGACCTCGGCGTATCTGCTCCACACCGACCACGAGTTTCCGAGCCTCGAAGAGCGACACCGGGTCGGCGAGGGAGAGATCCAGTTCGAGGTGCTCGCCGCCTACGCCAGGGAGTTCGGGATCGAGACGGAAGTCGAGGGACGCGTTCGCCGGGTGTCGGCGACGGAGACGGCGACTCGGCCGTCCGAGGACTGA
- a CDS encoding universal stress protein, whose product MTRVVVPVRYPLSKHSRATLSEAVRIAEEREAELTVLHVDLYQESHGVTRAELKRAVESEFGPLERTRYVVRRGFLVEETILEEVAADEADVVVLGSKQASRWRTMLRRFLDDPDIETYLREKLDCTVVTARVGD is encoded by the coding sequence ATGACTCGCGTCGTGGTCCCCGTCCGGTATCCGCTGTCGAAGCACTCTCGGGCGACGCTCTCGGAGGCCGTCCGGATCGCCGAGGAGCGCGAAGCCGAACTGACCGTGCTCCACGTCGACCTCTACCAGGAGAGCCACGGCGTGACTCGGGCGGAACTGAAACGGGCCGTCGAGTCCGAGTTCGGCCCGCTGGAGCGGACGCGCTACGTCGTGCGACGGGGGTTCCTCGTCGAGGAGACGATCTTAGAGGAAGTGGCCGCAGACGAGGCCGACGTCGTCGTCCTCGGATCGAAACAGGCCAGTCGGTGGCGGACGATGCTCCGTCGCTTCCTCGACGACCCCGACATCGAGACGTACCTCCGCGAGAAACTGGACTGTACGGTCGTCACCGCCCGCGTCGGCGACTGA
- a CDS encoding winged helix-turn-helix domain-containing protein — protein sequence MMDRADGGSPDALAPDDAFTLVGNETRIGILRALWTVYDPYATDNAVSFSELVDRVGAEDTGNFNYHLGKLTGHFVRRTDTGYELTAPGFKIVRAVIAGGVTRNPVVESTLVGVTCDRCGSTVEITYEDGTVWARCSTCEGYWPQRGGEIFGFSLPPEGLRGRSPEEIFDATIGYSIRRFETMIDGICPECGGSVDTSLAVCEDHDDAGICEACGSRFLGILTCVCVSCKFAWRCPSYAWVSNHPALVSFYYRHGVEHAPSTWAAIKRGLGWREERISTDSPSLRLTVEHDGERLRFVIDHVGAVTEVDA from the coding sequence ATGATGGACCGAGCAGACGGGGGGTCCCCCGACGCACTTGCCCCGGACGACGCGTTCACGCTGGTCGGTAACGAGACGAGAATCGGCATTCTCCGAGCATTGTGGACGGTTTACGATCCCTACGCGACCGACAATGCCGTTTCGTTCTCTGAACTCGTCGACCGGGTCGGGGCCGAAGACACGGGGAATTTCAACTACCACCTGGGAAAGTTGACGGGCCATTTCGTTCGCCGGACCGACACCGGCTACGAGCTGACCGCTCCCGGATTCAAGATCGTCCGGGCGGTTATCGCCGGCGGGGTCACCAGGAATCCGGTAGTCGAGTCGACCCTCGTGGGCGTGACCTGTGATCGGTGCGGGAGTACGGTGGAGATAACCTACGAAGACGGGACCGTATGGGCGCGGTGCAGCACGTGTGAGGGATACTGGCCACAGCGGGGTGGCGAGATCTTCGGGTTCAGCCTCCCCCCGGAGGGCCTTCGCGGTCGTTCCCCCGAGGAGATTTTCGACGCCACCATCGGCTACTCCATCCGTCGGTTCGAAACGATGATCGACGGGATTTGTCCCGAGTGTGGTGGCTCCGTCGACACGTCGCTCGCAGTCTGCGAAGATCACGACGACGCCGGAATCTGTGAGGCCTGCGGATCGCGGTTCCTGGGCATCCTCACGTGCGTTTGCGTTTCCTGCAAGTTCGCCTGGCGGTGTCCCAGTTACGCGTGGGTGAGCAACCATCCGGCGCTCGTCTCCTTCTACTACCGTCACGGTGTCGAACACGCTCCCAGCACCTGGGCCGCGATCAAACGGGGCTTGGGGTGGCGAGAGGAGCGCATCTCGACGGACTCACCCTCCCTCCGACTGACTGTGGAACACGACGGAGAGCGGCTCCGCTTCGTGATCGATCACGTCGGAGCGGTCACCGAGGTTGACGCGTAA
- a CDS encoding glutamate--tRNA ligase — MDDELRERVEREAEKHALLNAVKYESDADVGAVMGPLMGENPDFRPHGDEIPGVVGGVVARVNDLSTEAKRDRLEDLAPEELAEIEAEDEGDEHDLPDLPNVGDYDEVRMRAAPNPNGPWHIGHARMPAVIGTYKERYDGSFVVRFDDTDPETKRPDLEAYDAILEDIDYLGFEPDEVIVASDRLETYYEHARELIDAGGAYTCSCSGETFSDLKNSGEACPHREKAAETVREEFEAMVDGAYESGEMVLRVRTDIEHKNPALRDWVAFRMIDTPHPREEASEYRCWPMLDFQSGVDDHLTGVTHIIRGIDLQDSAKRQRFVYDYFDWEYPEVIHWGHVQVDAYDVKLSTSTLKAKIEAGELDGWDDPRAPTLKSLRRRGIRGEAVVDALIGLGTSTSNVDLSMSSIYAANRELVDDDAERYFLVRDGERFDVEGGPDAGHPPLHPDHEERGERTVPATGGVVLEPEDVPAAGERVWLKGYACVRREARGDATGDGDADALVATGDDIDVVRDGDVDVVHWAPAEDNIDVRMRTPDGDVTGVAEPDFAETAVDDVVQFERIGFARVDDHAPEESVTYWTHP; from the coding sequence ATGGACGACGAGTTACGCGAACGCGTCGAGCGCGAGGCCGAGAAGCACGCGCTGCTCAACGCGGTCAAGTACGAGAGCGACGCCGACGTCGGGGCCGTGATGGGGCCGCTGATGGGCGAGAACCCCGACTTCCGCCCCCACGGCGACGAGATCCCGGGCGTCGTCGGCGGCGTGGTCGCCCGCGTCAACGACCTCTCGACAGAGGCGAAGCGCGATCGGCTCGAAGACCTCGCGCCCGAGGAACTCGCCGAGATCGAGGCCGAGGACGAGGGAGACGAACACGACCTCCCGGACCTGCCGAACGTCGGCGACTACGACGAGGTGCGGATGCGCGCCGCGCCGAACCCCAACGGCCCCTGGCACATCGGCCACGCGCGGATGCCCGCGGTCATCGGCACGTACAAGGAGCGCTACGACGGGTCGTTCGTCGTCCGCTTCGACGACACCGACCCCGAGACGAAGCGGCCGGACCTGGAGGCCTACGACGCGATCTTAGAGGACATCGACTACCTCGGCTTCGAGCCGGACGAGGTCATCGTCGCCTCCGATCGCCTGGAGACCTACTACGAGCACGCCCGCGAGCTGATCGACGCCGGCGGCGCCTACACCTGCTCGTGTTCGGGCGAGACCTTTTCGGATCTAAAGAACAGCGGCGAGGCGTGTCCGCACCGCGAGAAGGCCGCTGAGACCGTGCGCGAGGAGTTCGAGGCGATGGTCGACGGCGCGTACGAATCGGGCGAGATGGTCCTCCGCGTCAGGACCGACATCGAGCACAAGAACCCCGCGCTACGGGACTGGGTCGCCTTCCGGATGATCGACACGCCGCACCCGCGCGAGGAGGCCTCGGAGTATCGCTGCTGGCCGATGCTCGACTTCCAGTCGGGCGTCGACGACCACCTCACGGGCGTCACGCACATCATCCGCGGCATCGACCTCCAGGACTCCGCGAAGCGCCAGCGGTTCGTCTACGACTACTTCGACTGGGAGTACCCGGAAGTGATCCACTGGGGGCACGTCCAGGTCGACGCCTACGACGTGAAACTCTCGACGTCGACGCTGAAGGCGAAGATCGAGGCGGGCGAACTCGACGGCTGGGACGACCCGCGGGCGCCCACCCTCAAGAGCCTCCGGCGGCGCGGCATCCGCGGCGAGGCCGTCGTGGACGCGCTGATCGGCCTCGGGACGTCGACCTCGAACGTCGACCTCTCGATGAGTTCGATCTACGCGGCGAACCGAGAACTCGTCGACGACGACGCCGAGCGGTACTTCCTCGTCCGCGACGGCGAGCGCTTCGACGTCGAGGGCGGTCCCGACGCCGGCCACCCGCCGCTCCACCCGGACCACGAGGAGCGCGGCGAGCGGACGGTCCCCGCGACCGGCGGCGTCGTCCTCGAACCCGAAGACGTCCCCGCCGCGGGCGAGCGCGTCTGGCTGAAGGGCTACGCGTGCGTCCGGCGGGAGGCGCGCGGGGATGCGACCGGCGACGGCGACGCGGACGCGCTCGTCGCGACCGGCGACGACATCGACGTGGTCCGCGACGGCGACGTCGACGTCGTCCACTGGGCGCCCGCCGAGGACAATATCGACGTCCGAATGCGGACGCCCGACGGCGACGTGACCGGCGTCGCCGAGCCCGACTTCGCCGAGACGGCGGTCGACGACGTCGTCCAGTTCGAGCGGATCGGCTTCGCGCGCGTCGACGACCACGCTCCCGAGGAGTCGGTCACCTACTGGACGCACCCGTGA
- a CDS encoding HpcH/HpaI aldolase family protein, translating into MVEDFPSRLRGREPVAGCWLSIGHPASAELLAGVGFDFAVLDGEHTEMTLGALATVLRAVEAAGTDTVPIVRVASNDPIEVKRVLDLGPAGVMVPAVETAAEAERAVDACTYRPHGRRGVAGYRAADYGANLQSYVESASEEILTIVQVESAAGVENVADIAAVDGVDALFIGPADLSASLGAFGEYDSEPVRSAVDRIVSAADAENRPVGTLATSRDEVAARDEWGVDFLAMGPDLAFLAESASGYLTEYRDRHE; encoded by the coding sequence ATGGTCGAGGACTTCCCGTCGAGACTCCGCGGTCGCGAACCGGTCGCCGGCTGTTGGCTCTCGATCGGACATCCGGCGAGCGCCGAACTCCTCGCCGGAGTCGGATTCGACTTCGCCGTCCTCGACGGCGAACACACGGAGATGACACTCGGGGCGCTGGCGACGGTGCTCCGGGCCGTCGAGGCCGCGGGCACCGACACCGTCCCGATCGTTCGAGTGGCGTCGAACGACCCCATCGAAGTGAAGCGGGTGCTCGATCTGGGTCCCGCGGGCGTGATGGTGCCGGCCGTCGAGACCGCCGCGGAGGCCGAACGGGCCGTCGACGCCTGTACCTACCGCCCCCACGGACGGCGCGGCGTGGCGGGGTACCGCGCCGCCGACTACGGCGCGAACCTCCAGTCGTACGTCGAGTCCGCGAGCGAGGAGATCCTCACGATCGTCCAAGTGGAGTCCGCGGCGGGTGTGGAGAACGTCGCGGATATCGCCGCCGTCGACGGCGTCGACGCCCTGTTTATCGGGCCCGCGGACCTCTCGGCGTCCCTGGGCGCGTTCGGCGAGTACGACAGCGAACCGGTGCGGAGCGCCGTCGATCGGATCGTGAGCGCGGCCGACGCCGAGAACCGTCCGGTCGGAACGCTCGCGACGAGTAGAGACGAGGTCGCAGCGCGGGACGAGTGGGGCGTCGACTTCCTGGCGATGGGGCCCGATCTGGCGTTCCTCGCCGAGAGCGCGAGCGGCTACCTGACCGAGTACCGCGACCGACACGAGTGA
- a CDS encoding FAD-dependent oxidoreductase — protein sequence MTLATIPRYDRSGVGVIGDHAVVVGASMAGLLTARVLADAFATVTVVDRDRLPTEPVARRGVPQSLHPHALLEAGRATIEDLLPGCFEDVISAGGVITDFAGDVRFYSGGGFLAPGPTRLETVSVSRPVFEHVVRQHVSDIGTVDVRSNCHCADYLLDSSGTAVEGVRIRQGGRRRELRADIVVDATGRASRTPGWLENHGYPSPVVDEVKIDMAYSTTFVRRPPGDRRTYLVPPSSPRTRGGMAAPVEGDRWIVNLQGVHGERPPTDREGFVEYAASLPVPELKQLLEDHSWADTEIEHYPFPSNRRHHYERLGRFPDGLLVVGDAIASFNPVYAQGMSVAALEALILHHSLADGLEDLASRFFERTASTVDAAWNLAVGADFEFAQTEGPKPRGTAFFNWYLGRLLRGAHADGVLTDAFVRVLMMERPPSTLLRPTILRRVLTPRRRLDRSESSELNPRQDQPSSVGAR from the coding sequence ATGACCCTGGCGACGATTCCGCGGTACGACCGATCCGGGGTCGGCGTGATCGGTGACCACGCGGTGGTGGTCGGCGCGAGTATGGCCGGGCTGTTGACCGCACGCGTCCTGGCCGATGCGTTCGCCACCGTCACAGTCGTCGATCGCGACCGGCTACCCACAGAGCCCGTGGCACGCCGAGGCGTGCCGCAGTCGCTCCACCCGCACGCCCTGTTGGAGGCCGGGCGCGCGACAATCGAGGATCTCCTTCCGGGGTGTTTCGAGGACGTGATTTCGGCTGGGGGTGTGATCACCGATTTCGCGGGCGACGTTCGGTTCTACAGCGGGGGCGGCTTCCTCGCGCCGGGGCCGACCCGGCTAGAGACCGTTTCGGTCAGTCGGCCGGTCTTCGAACACGTCGTTCGACAACACGTATCCGACATCGGCACCGTCGACGTCCGGTCGAACTGCCACTGTGCCGACTATCTGCTCGACAGTTCGGGAACGGCCGTCGAAGGCGTCCGAATCCGGCAGGGCGGACGCCGTCGGGAACTCCGCGCCGACATCGTCGTTGACGCCACCGGCCGCGCGAGCCGGACTCCAGGGTGGCTCGAGAATCACGGCTATCCGTCGCCAGTCGTCGACGAGGTGAAGATCGATATGGCCTACAGCACCACCTTCGTCCGGCGACCGCCCGGCGATCGTCGGACCTATCTCGTCCCCCCGAGTTCACCCCGGACTCGCGGTGGGATGGCCGCGCCCGTCGAAGGCGATCGCTGGATCGTGAATCTGCAGGGCGTCCACGGCGAGAGGCCCCCGACCGACCGCGAGGGGTTTGTCGAATACGCGGCGAGCCTCCCGGTACCGGAACTGAAACAGCTGCTCGAAGACCACTCGTGGGCGGACACCGAGATCGAGCACTATCCCTTCCCCTCCAACCGACGGCACCACTACGAGCGTCTCGGCCGGTTCCCCGACGGATTGCTCGTCGTCGGGGACGCGATCGCCAGTTTCAATCCGGTGTACGCACAGGGAATGTCGGTGGCGGCGCTCGAGGCGCTGATACTCCATCACAGTCTCGCAGACGGTCTCGAAGACCTCGCGTCGCGGTTCTTCGAGCGCACGGCGTCGACCGTCGACGCGGCCTGGAATTTGGCGGTCGGTGCCGATTTCGAGTTCGCCCAGACGGAGGGACCGAAACCTCGCGGAACGGCCTTCTTCAACTGGTATCTGGGTCGGTTACTCCGCGGTGCACACGCCGACGGCGTCCTGACAGACGCCTTCGTTCGAGTACTGATGATGGAACGACCCCCCAGCACGCTGTTGCGCCCGACCATTCTCCGGCGGGTTCTCACTCCTCGGCGGCGTCTCGATCGATCGGAGTCAAGCGAGCTGAATCCCCGGCAGGATCAGCCCTCATCGGTGGGCGCACGCTGA